The Euphorbia lathyris chromosome 2, ddEupLath1.1, whole genome shotgun sequence genome includes a window with the following:
- the LOC136217842 gene encoding ninja-family protein AFP2-like, giving the protein MVGEDNETRNNRSSSSSSNSKTMENLSLEINRYPRDLLQRLSSTDVHQFRTTAASEGEEEEEIELNLGLSLGGRFGVDKTAKNLKRSSSIAGSIPLLRNHDSLNTPPASYPVLMRTSSLPTETEEEWRKRKEMQSLRRMEAKRRRSEKQKNSNSNSSSRGEFNLEEEKRGVNANRVPNWIRQANRGNTLQVWVGQQQGSQGSLESQGGSSSGISEMDSKPAQGLNSVAEARSPGSSQSLQDRSNQETSGTKANENTNRTPKPEMDSPSKKLDSAGNKGREIGTNAVENMPCVFTIGEGPNGRRVEGILYKYGKGEEVRIMCVCHGNFLSPAEFVKHAGGVDVDHPLRHIVVNTSASSGGSFL; this is encoded by the exons ATGGTGGGAGAAGACAATGAAACCAGAAACAACagaagcagcagcagcagcagcaacagCAAAACAATGGAGAATCTTTCTTTAGAGATAAACAGATATCCGAGAGATCTGTTGCAGAGACTTTCATCGACTGATGTGCATCAATTCAGGACTACTGCAGCAAGTGAAggagaggaggaagaggagatTGAGTTAAATCTGGGGCTATCATTAGGAGGGAGATTTGGGGTTGATAAGACTGCTAAGAATTTAAAAAGATCATCATCTATAGCTGGGAGTATACCACTACTGAGAAACCATGATTCACTTAATACGCCGCCGGCTAGTTATCCTGTCCTTATGAGGACATCTTCTTTGCCGACGGAGACAGAGGAGGAGTGGAGGAAGAGAAAGGAAATGCAGAGTTTGAGGAGAATGGAAGCCAAGAGAAGGCGAAGTGAAAAGCAAAAGAATTCTAATTCAAATTCAAGTTCAAGAGGAGAGTTTAATTTGGAGGAGGAGAAGAGAGGAGTTAATGCTAATAGGGTGCCTAATTGGATTAGGCAAGCCAATAGGGGTAATACCTTGCAGGTTTGGGTGGGTCAGCAACAGGGTTCACAGGGCTCTCTTGAGTCTCAAGGAGGAAGTTCTTCtgggatttctgaaatggacAGTAAGCCTGCTCAAG GATTGAACAGCGTCGCTGAAGCAAGAAGCCCGGGGAGCAGTCAATCCTTACAAGATCGAAGCAATCAAGAAACATCAGGGACAAAGGCGAACGAAAACACGAACAGAACTCCCAAACCGGAGATGGATTCTCCATCGAAGAAGCTTGATTCCGCGGGAAATAAAGGGAGGGAGATAGGCACGAATGCAGTCGAAAACATGCCGTGTGTTTTCACAATAGGGGAAGGTCCAAATGGGAGAAGAGTAGAAGGGATTCTATACAAGTATGGTAAAGGTGAAGAAGTGAGAATAATGTGTGTATGCCACGGTAACTTTCTTTCTCCGGCGGAGTTCGTAAAGCATGCCGGAGGGGTTGATGTTGATCATCCTCTTAGGCATATAGTTGTAAATACTTCAGCTTCTTCTGGTGGTTCTTTTTTGTAA